In Mycteria americana isolate JAX WOST 10 ecotype Jacksonville Zoo and Gardens chromosome 5, USCA_MyAme_1.0, whole genome shotgun sequence, one DNA window encodes the following:
- the VTI1B gene encoding vesicle transport through interaction with t-SNAREs homolog 1B — MAGRGSASSEHLERLHEIFRGLHGDLRGVPERLRGSAAEEKKKLVREFDEKQREANETLREMEEELKYAPLPFRNQMMSKIRAYRRDLSMFQREMRSTDLGLGPGSQGDIKYGIFSTENEQSTNLQSQRVLLLQGTDSLNRASQSIERSHRIAAETDQIGTDIIEELGEQREQLERTKSRLVNTSENLSKSRKILRSMSRRVTTNKLLLSIIIILELAILGGVVYYKFFRSR; from the exons ATGGCGGGCCGCGGCTCCGCGTCCTCGGAGCACCTGGAGCGGCTGCACGAGATCTTCCGGGGATTGCACGGAGACCTGCGGGGCGTCCCCGAGCGgctgcggggcagcgcggccg aggagaagaaaaaactaGTTCGAGAATTTGACGAGAAACAGCGTGAAGCAAATGAAACG CTGCGGGAAATGGAGGAAGAACTGAAGTATGCTCCTCTGCCTTTCCGCAACCAAATGATGAGTAAAATCCGTGCATACAGAAGAGACCTCTCCATGTTCCAGAGAGAGATGAGAAGCACGGATTTGGGATTGGGCCCTGGAAGTCAAGGCGATATAAAATACGGAATCTTCTCcacagaaaatgaacagagt ACTAATCTGCAGTCACAGAGGGTGCTGCTTCTCCAGGGAACGGACAGCCTGAACCGAGCCAGTCAGAGCATTGAGCGCTCGCACCGAATTGCTGCTGAAACAGATCAGATTGGCACCGATATAATTGAAGAACttggggagcagcgggagcaaCTGGAACGCACCAAGAGCAGA TTGGTGAATACAAGTGAAAACTTGAGCAAGAGTCGCAAGATTCTTCGTTCTATGTCCAGGAG AGTAACCACGAATAAGTTGTTGCTGTCAATTATCATCATCCTGGAACTAGCCATCCTAGGAGGTGTGGTCTACTACAAGTTCTTTCGCAGCAGATGA
- the LOC142410427 gene encoding retinol dehydrogenase 12-like: MERAAAMLTCWGAALGAAVSVPVLLLVAAPYIRRYVAGGQCKSTAKLEGKVVIITGANTGIGKETARDLARRGARVIVACRDIAKAEAAASEIRAETGNQQVIVKKLDLADTKSIREFAEKFLAEEKELHILINNAGVMLCPYSKTADGFEMHLGVNHLGHFLLTFLLLERLKQSAPARIVNVSSLAHHGGRIRFHDLHGEKSYNRGLAYCHSKLANVLFTRELARRLQGTKVTANALHPGSVHSELVRHSFVMTWLWKIFSFFLKTPWEGAQTSVYCAVAEELDSVTGQYFSDCQPAYVSPRGRDDETAKKLWSVSCELLGIQWD; this comes from the exons ATGGAGCGGGCGGCGGCGATGCTCACCTGCTGGGGAGCCGCGCTGGGCGCCGCCGTCTCcgtccctgtcctcctcctcgtGGCAGCGCCCTACATCAG GAGGTATGTCGCTGGAGGACAGTGTAAGTCAACAGCTAAGCTGGAGGGGAAGGTGGTGATAATCACAGGAGCCAACACAGGCATCGGGAAGGAGACTGCCAGAGACCTCGCGCGAAGAG GTGCGAGGGTGATTGTCGCTTGCAGAGACATAGCGAAGGCAGAAGCTGCAGCCAGTGAAATCCGAGCTGAGACGGGGAACCAGCAAGTCATTGTGAAGAAACTGGACTTAGCTGATACGAAGTCCATCCGGGAGTTTGCTGAGAAATTTCTAGCAG AGGAGAAGGAACTCCATATTCTCATTAATAATGCTGGAGTAATGTTATGCCCTTACTCCAAGACTGCTGATGGCTTTGAGATGCACCTGGGAGTCAATCATCTTG GTCATTTTCTCTTGACTTTCCTATTGCTGGAGCGTCTGAAGCAGTCTGCCCCAGCCCGCATAGTGAATGTGTCCTCGCTGGCTCATCATGGAGGCCGAATCCGCTTCCATGATCTCCATGGTGAGAAGAGCTACAATCGTGGACTCGCCTACTGTCACAGCAAATTGGCTAACGTGCTTTTCACCCGGGAGCTGGCAAGGCGGCTGCAAG GCACTAAAGTCACAGCAAACGCTCTCCATCCTGGTTCTGTCCATTCTGAGCTGGTCCGGCACTCATTTGTAATGACGTGGCTGTGGAAGATATTCTCGTTCTTCTTGAAGACACCTTGGGAAGGAGCTCAGACCAGTGTCTACTGTGCAGTGGCAGAGGAGCTAGACTCTGTGACAGGACAGTATTTCAG TGATTGCCAGCCAGCATACGTATCTCCACGGGGTCGGGATGATGAGACAGCAAAGAAGCTCTGGAGTGTGAGCTGTGAGCTCCTCGGCATCCAGTGGGACTGA